In Cetobacterium sp. ZOR0034, a single genomic region encodes these proteins:
- a CDS encoding glycosyltransferase, with translation MEKKIHYIWLGKGSKPNLMDICINSWREKLPEYEIIEWNEENLDFYNEIEKNRFLKECYKRKLWAFLSDYFRAKVLYEHGGIYLDSDMQILKSLDSFLEDRVFLGMEDEKQASAGIIGSEKGHVFFKKILEFYQEDIWNVNIYTIPAILQYILERDYNFKAENRQIFLNDGIKIYPFEYFYPYHFTEEFSYEKIKKNTYGIHWWGKSWHGNNKKLYFLEFKTVKGYKKKLINLLIFLNLLEPARKIYEKFIKK, from the coding sequence ATGGAAAAAAAGATACATTATATATGGCTAGGAAAAGGATCTAAACCTAATCTGATGGATATTTGTATAAATTCATGGAGAGAAAAGTTACCGGAGTATGAAATAATAGAGTGGAATGAAGAAAATTTAGATTTTTATAACGAGATTGAGAAAAATAGATTTTTGAAAGAGTGTTATAAAAGAAAACTTTGGGCTTTTTTATCTGATTATTTTAGAGCTAAAGTTCTGTATGAACATGGAGGAATATATTTAGATTCTGATATGCAAATTTTAAAATCTTTAGATTCTTTTTTAGAAGATAGAGTCTTTTTAGGAATGGAAGATGAAAAACAAGCAAGTGCAGGAATAATAGGTTCAGAGAAGGGACATGTTTTTTTTAAAAAAATATTAGAATTTTATCAAGAAGATATTTGGAATGTAAACATCTATACAATTCCAGCAATTCTTCAATATATATTAGAAAGAGACTACAACTTTAAAGCTGAAAATAGACAGATTTTTTTAAATGATGGAATAAAAATATATCCTTTTGAGTATTTTTATCCATATCACTTTACAGAGGAGTTTTCTTACGAAAAAATAAAAAAGAACACTTATGGTATACATTGGTGGGGTAAAAGTTGGCATGGAAATAATAAAAAATTATATTTTTTAGAGTTCAAAACAGTTAAAGGATATAAAAAAAAATTAATAAATTTATTAATTTTTTTAAATCTTTTAGAACCTGCAAGAAAAATATATGAGAAATTTATAAAAAAATAA